In one Sphingobacterium daejeonense genomic region, the following are encoded:
- a CDS encoding RteC domain-containing protein, with amino-acid sequence MQHSLHTIILEIHNKEDKILSQSKRLIDEAYEMTLYLQDLLFEVKKYIAKKGFQNDGEEIKFFRTIKPQILGKLIYYNKIYRIETTCPVSNGKMYYSYFSTQLANLKREYIEHICNSDFYRYYRSGRTDRDDTYFKRGNINYHDGLNSIVFEIDPEFSTFYDYKTARIIANELLYTYLLTKINPDENPDAILQKPENAKDIFWTESKNALVELIYALYASAAVSHGKTGVRKISLMFQILFGITLGDLHHAFHRMKTRSGSRTAFLDQLKTSLEEYMDKDL; translated from the coding sequence ATGCAGCATTCTTTACACACCATTATTTTAGAGATACATAATAAGGAAGATAAGATTTTATCACAGAGCAAAAGGTTGATTGATGAGGCTTATGAAATGACCTTGTATCTACAAGACCTGTTATTTGAGGTCAAGAAATATATTGCTAAAAAGGGCTTTCAAAATGATGGGGAAGAAATAAAATTCTTCCGAACCATCAAACCCCAAATACTTGGAAAACTCATCTACTACAATAAAATTTACCGGATTGAAACGACCTGTCCGGTCAGCAACGGCAAAATGTATTACAGTTACTTTTCGACTCAATTAGCCAATCTTAAAAGAGAGTACATTGAGCATATCTGCAATTCAGATTTTTATAGGTACTATCGTTCGGGGCGTACGGACCGTGACGACACCTATTTCAAAAGAGGCAACATAAATTACCACGACGGTCTGAACAGTATCGTCTTTGAAATTGATCCCGAATTTTCTACTTTCTACGATTACAAGACCGCAAGGATTATCGCCAACGAATTGCTTTATACCTATCTGCTGACGAAAATCAATCCAGATGAAAATCCCGATGCTATTTTACAAAAGCCGGAAAACGCCAAAGATATTTTTTGGACAGAAAGCAAAAACGCACTTGTCGAATTGATATATGCCCTGTATGCTTCGGCAGCAGTTTCGCACGGTAAAACCGGTGTCCGAAAAATCAGTTTGATGTTCCAGATACTTTTTGGCATTACGCTCGGTGACCTGCACCACGCATTCCACAGAATGAAAACCCGAAGCGGTTCCCGAACGGCATTCTTGGAC
- a CDS encoding DUF2071 domain-containing protein — protein sequence MNIPTIHGFIERRILLNYVAEPSVVEKILPKPFKPKLFEGKAIVGICLIRLKNIKPKGFPDFIGVNSENGAHRISVEWEENGENKEGVFIPRRDTNLILNAIVGGRIFPGKHYYAKFNVIEQNNNYHLDFKSSDNTTIEIDAELSGNFDENSIFKTLINVSAFFENGSIGYSPNRKNFDGLKLETYEWKVKPLKVTNVKSSFFEDKNIFPEGSIKFDNAILMENIEHEWKSIKTIKHYHQ from the coding sequence ATGAACATCCCAACAATTCACGGATTTATAGAAAGACGAATTCTTTTAAACTATGTTGCAGAACCAAGTGTTGTCGAAAAAATCTTACCCAAACCTTTCAAACCAAAATTATTTGAAGGAAAAGCAATCGTAGGAATTTGCTTAATACGTTTAAAGAACATTAAGCCAAAAGGATTTCCTGATTTCATAGGTGTAAATTCTGAAAATGGTGCACATAGAATTTCAGTTGAATGGGAAGAAAATGGAGAAAATAAAGAAGGCGTTTTCATTCCCAGAAGAGATACAAACTTAATACTTAACGCAATTGTTGGCGGAAGAATTTTTCCAGGCAAGCATTACTACGCAAAGTTTAACGTAATTGAACAAAACAATAATTATCATTTAGATTTTAAAAGTTCTGATAATACAACAATAGAAATTGATGCTGAATTGTCGGGAAATTTTGATGAAAACTCTATTTTCAAAACATTAATTAATGTTTCTGCTTTTTTTGAAAATGGTTCAATTGGTTATTCTCCAAACAGAAAAAATTTTGACGGATTAAAATTAGAAACTTACGAATGGAAAGTAAAACCTTTAAAAGTCACAAATGTAAAATCAAGTTTCTTTGAAGATAAAAACATATTTCCTGAAGGTTCAATAAAATTTGACAACGCAATTCTTATGGAAAATATTGAACACGAATGGAAATCAATAAAAACGATTAAACACTATCACCAATAA
- a CDS encoding putative Ig domain-containing protein, with amino-acid sequence MYKKITANMPKFFLTVIFIIFLIGCKPPDYLNHKAPKSNPIIFAPNVISVVGRFEHGISFSPDNQEVVFGILSNNDLSGQIYHSEKIKNKWSEPIPFEPLKNLNVYLPYFTPDGRSLLYAYSEDKEDNSNTNIGILIKANGHWEKSKPLSEQINSRFREGNVSMTLDRTIYFSSNRGCEGKDNCHQADLYFSKKSEDGYQEVHPILELNSVKDEESVFVSPNEDYIIFCNYTGDETGADLYISYKTFNNNWTQPIMIDSTINSKDWDRRPYVTFDSRFLFFTRLKIDQDGLKESDIYWVNTSKLFKPFEYKPVKPIVARKDFRFEIDFPKDFFKDIDSDKLKYEIIDNQYDWLKFDPNKLKISGTPIKVGTFEVTISAKDKHGNRSNGTITFTVVD; translated from the coding sequence ATGTATAAAAAAATTACAGCCAATATGCCCAAATTCTTTCTAACCGTAATTTTTATCATTTTCCTTATCGGCTGTAAACCACCTGATTATTTGAATCATAAAGCCCCTAAATCAAATCCAATTATCTTTGCTCCCAATGTTATTTCTGTTGTAGGAAGATTTGAACATGGAATATCATTCTCACCCGATAATCAAGAAGTAGTATTTGGAATACTTTCCAATAATGACTTATCAGGTCAAATATATCATTCGGAAAAAATCAAAAATAAATGGAGTGAACCAATTCCATTCGAACCACTAAAAAATCTTAATGTTTATCTTCCGTATTTTACCCCTGATGGTCGTTCTTTACTTTACGCTTATAGTGAAGATAAGGAGGATAATTCTAATACCAATATTGGAATCTTGATCAAGGCTAATGGGCATTGGGAAAAATCAAAACCTTTATCAGAACAAATAAATTCACGTTTTCGAGAAGGTAATGTAAGTATGACACTTGATAGAACAATCTATTTCTCATCAAATAGAGGATGTGAGGGAAAGGATAATTGTCATCAAGCTGATTTATATTTTTCTAAGAAAAGTGAAGATGGATATCAAGAAGTACACCCAATTTTAGAACTTAATTCTGTTAAAGACGAAGAAAGTGTATTTGTATCTCCAAATGAAGATTATATTATTTTCTGTAATTATACAGGAGATGAAACAGGAGCTGATTTATACATAAGCTATAAAACATTTAACAATAATTGGACTCAGCCTATTATGATTGATTCTACAATTAATTCAAAAGATTGGGATCGAAGACCATACGTGACTTTTGACAGTAGATTCCTGTTTTTTACCAGGCTAAAAATTGATCAAGATGGATTGAAAGAATCGGATATTTATTGGGTAAATACTTCAAAGCTATTTAAACCATTTGAATATAAACCTGTAAAACCAATTGTAGCTCGAAAAGATTTTAGGTTCGAAATTGATTTTCCTAAAGATTTTTTTAAGGATATAGATAGTGATAAATTAAAATATGAAATTATTGACAATCAATACGATTGGTTGAAATTCGATCCGAATAAACTCAAAATATCAGGTACACCAATAAAAGTAGGGACATTTGAAGTAACGATTTCTGCTAAGGATAAACATGGAAACAGGAGTAATGGAACCATAACTTTTACAGTAGTAGACTGA
- a CDS encoding dihydrofolate reductase family protein: MTKICAAFNMTLDGICDHTTGIADQELHQHYADLLRTSDTILYGRITYQLMEYWKNLVKEPSGVKEMDDFAIVMDKIPKLVFSKTLKEIDWESAKLSDKGLQDKVEELKQQIGKNILVGSRSLIIQLLNLDLIDELQLSIHPIIETKGLEFFENINVRKDLKLIKTKVFKSGVVTLYYEIKREY; encoded by the coding sequence ATGACTAAAATTTGTGCAGCTTTCAATATGACCCTGGATGGAATATGTGATCATACAACGGGAATAGCAGACCAGGAATTGCATCAGCATTATGCTGATTTATTACGAACTTCAGATACCATTCTTTATGGTAGAATAACCTATCAATTGATGGAGTATTGGAAAAATCTGGTAAAAGAACCTTCAGGAGTTAAGGAAATGGATGACTTTGCCATCGTAATGGATAAGATCCCAAAATTAGTCTTTTCCAAAACACTTAAGGAAATTGATTGGGAAAGTGCAAAACTCAGTGATAAAGGTCTGCAAGATAAAGTTGAAGAACTAAAACAGCAAATTGGGAAAAATATATTAGTTGGTAGTCGTAGCTTAATAATTCAACTCCTAAACCTCGATTTGATAGACGAACTTCAACTCAGTATTCATCCAATAATAGAAACAAAAGGGTTGGAATTCTTTGAAAATATAAATGTTAGAAAAGATTTAAAACTGATTAAAACAAAAGTCTTCAAGAGTGGGGTAGTGACTTTATATTATGAGATAAAGAGAGAATATTGA
- a CDS encoding RES family NAD+ phosphorylase, with protein sequence MIVFRVANLRYKDSALSGIGAEKVGGRWNKVGTRAVYCSENISLALLEYYVHSENIANLPTEIGVAKIEVPDHFFIDELEELPERWNQYPYSSKTTEVFSKMAKNRDFFGLKVPSTIVPLEYNYILNPLYKNFGQVEILEFLNLSIDERLKSDSR encoded by the coding sequence ATGATTGTTTTTCGTGTTGCAAATTTGAGGTATAAGGATTCGGCCTTGTCTGGTATTGGTGCGGAAAAAGTAGGTGGCAGATGGAATAAAGTGGGAACACGAGCAGTTTACTGTTCAGAGAATATTTCGTTGGCTTTATTGGAATATTATGTTCATTCGGAAAATATAGCAAATCTACCAACTGAAATTGGTGTCGCTAAAATAGAAGTTCCTGACCATTTTTTTATTGATGAATTAGAAGAACTTCCGGAACGCTGGAACCAATATCCATACTCTTCAAAAACTACTGAAGTGTTTAGCAAAATGGCTAAAAACCGAGATTTTTTTGGTCTTAAAGTACCTTCTACTATTGTTCCATTAGAATACAACTACATTTTAAATCCACTTTATAAAAACTTTGGTCAAGTAGAAATTCTTGAGTTTTTAAACCTTTCGATCGATGAAAGGCTAAAGTCTGACAGCAGGTAA
- a CDS encoding antitoxin Xre/MbcA/ParS toxin-binding domain-containing protein: MGSKNKKPEGNQKQDILSSDIAKESMTSYVSKYSPSWVVNHPKDAPGYHLELIERIRQGVKKSDWKDLIHHIGSTEKEFEDILPTSISSMQKKEVYSLETSERIYEISRLYGLGYEVFDSPDQFKNWLMTPSKALGNKRPFDFLDSSFGFEIVTNEIIRIQYNVYS; this comes from the coding sequence ATGGGTTCAAAAAACAAGAAGCCAGAAGGCAATCAAAAACAAGATATACTATCTTCAGATATAGCTAAAGAAAGTATGACCTCATATGTGTCTAAATATTCTCCATCTTGGGTTGTTAATCATCCTAAAGATGCACCAGGTTATCATTTAGAATTAATAGAAAGGATTCGTCAAGGGGTCAAGAAATCAGATTGGAAGGATTTGATTCACCATATTGGTTCAACCGAAAAGGAATTTGAGGATATCCTACCCACCTCTATCAGCAGCATGCAAAAGAAAGAAGTTTATAGCTTAGAGACATCAGAGCGTATTTATGAGATTTCTCGATTGTATGGTTTGGGTTATGAGGTATTCGATAGTCCTGATCAATTCAAAAACTGGTTAATGACTCCTTCCAAGGCTTTAGGCAATAAAAGGCCTTTTGATTTTTTAGATAGTAGTTTTGGTTTTGAGATTGTCACCAATGAAATAATCAGAATCCAATACAATGTGTATAGCTAA
- a CDS encoding SH3 domain-containing protein — MKFAYIILTLILFFFIQIVFSQENRLLTSNFKEDNHGKCTGSAFCTACTTCSSCKHCNRDGGSCGVCSSSNSRETSPYAYKKAVSKKKKINNYPNNNSKSINNSGKDFKRYVFTNANVNLRKGPGTNYEKIILIGKFEKLEHISTNGNWLKVKFLNKTGYVYRSYISTL; from the coding sequence ATGAAATTTGCTTATATTATTTTAACCTTAATACTCTTTTTCTTTATTCAAATAGTGTTTTCACAAGAAAATAGGTTATTGACCTCAAATTTTAAAGAAGACAACCATGGCAAATGTACCGGATCTGCATTCTGTACAGCTTGCACTACTTGCAGCAGTTGTAAGCATTGTAATAGAGACGGTGGATCATGTGGAGTATGCTCTTCTTCTAATTCAAGAGAAACATCTCCTTATGCATATAAAAAGGCAGTGTCCAAAAAAAAGAAAATTAACAATTACCCTAATAATAATTCTAAGTCTATAAACAACTCTGGAAAAGATTTCAAAAGATATGTGTTTACAAATGCAAATGTTAATTTGAGAAAAGGTCCAGGAACTAATTATGAGAAAATTATTTTGATTGGCAAATTTGAAAAATTAGAACATATTTCAACAAACGGAAATTGGCTAAAGGTAAAATTCTTAAATAAAACTGGTTATGTCTATCGATCATATATTTCGACTCTTTAG
- a CDS encoding DUF3626 domain-containing protein: protein MERFFEKLNQQLEYNSGKEIEEIQEILKFSNLSEEQHQSFNRNLVDKACVNLHFHPDRFLKDGSQIIDGLIQSGEYLNQFQTQVSSGSLSAKIGGDRDKWENKLFNNLFGSSTKDRPKYGALNLTGTSDGASPRFGSCYFITYPEIKSKCTFTYGDSYLLPKERGTIQNLIQVYARLYHDIFTRNSALGFYYKNLSDFHDKTNHFLESNTLHNMLSHNLDFYIESQIHEQVDLQKDISTLVVDPSYQGTELENRIHELCDKFDISLIWNQGYSIDLSNFPNNFRGVETFEFAEYIAEENKINAYILGKALSNKKLKSKFKDSCQLAKYTWHCLVKFGE from the coding sequence ATGGAAAGGTTTTTTGAGAAGTTAAATCAACAATTAGAATATAATTCCGGAAAAGAGATAGAAGAAATTCAGGAGATTTTAAAATTTTCGAACCTTTCTGAAGAACAACATCAATCTTTCAACAGGAATTTGGTTGATAAAGCTTGTGTAAATCTTCATTTCCATCCTGACAGGTTTTTGAAAGATGGCTCTCAAATTATTGACGGCTTAATACAATCTGGGGAATATCTTAATCAGTTTCAGACTCAAGTATCATCCGGAAGCTTGAGTGCTAAAATTGGCGGCGACAGGGATAAATGGGAAAATAAATTATTCAATAATCTTTTTGGTTCAAGCACAAAAGACCGTCCTAAATATGGAGCTTTAAATCTGACTGGAACAAGCGACGGAGCCTCTCCGAGGTTTGGTTCTTGTTATTTTATCACCTACCCTGAGATAAAATCCAAGTGCACTTTTACATATGGAGATTCCTATCTTCTTCCAAAAGAAAGAGGAACAATCCAGAACCTTATCCAAGTATACGCACGGTTGTATCATGATATTTTCACCAGGAATTCTGCCCTTGGATTCTATTATAAGAATCTTTCCGATTTTCACGACAAGACGAATCACTTCCTTGAATCCAATACCTTGCACAATATGCTTTCACACAATTTGGACTTTTATATTGAGAGTCAAATTCATGAGCAAGTAGATCTTCAAAAGGATATTTCCACACTTGTGGTAGATCCTTCCTATCAAGGAACTGAATTGGAAAATAGGATCCATGAACTATGCGACAAATTTGATATTTCATTGATCTGGAATCAGGGATATTCCATAGACCTGAGTAATTTCCCAAATAACTTTAGGGGAGTTGAAACTTTCGAGTTCGCTGAATATATTGCTGAAGAGAACAAAATAAATGCTTACATCCTCGGCAAAGCATTATCCAATAAAAAGTTGAAATCAAAATTCAAAGACTCCTGTCAATTGGCCAAATATACTTGGCATTGCCTAGTCAAATTTGGAGAATAA
- a CDS encoding TonB-dependent receptor has translation MNAQQTDVQKDTVEKIEEVRVKGFIKRKIQTDLKMAVSVDEYLASSDNISFIKRGAYAWEPLLNNMSSERSTITIDGMHVFGACTDKMDPITSYVESNNLSSIDVTSGQEGSMHGATVAGSIDLKRKSTSFSEQKTWSGAYQTGFEFNNKQYFNLGNLSYSSNRFVADGSIALRKAGNYYDGHDHEVNHSQYNKLNASLGLAYKTNELSSIKIDAIFDRAKDVGYPALPMDLWLSRAIITSAAYKQMFEKGIVKVWDTKLYFNAIEHYMDDTKRPENLVHMDMPGWSNTYGLVSKVNLKNNRFSSEIQLNAYENLSIAEMTMYPQDRSKKTMFAYSWPWVTTRFAGVSINNSWEFNDFSHLNFGGTLSWNYNKVKYPEFNWIFHPGTPQEKNRVLPGLHASYQLSLNQFEFSVGTGYGHRAPSVSEGYGYYIYNSFDRYDYIGNPDLKNEISYEANASAGYKTEKLTIEAKVNYFYIKDYIVGKILSLGSPMNYQSVGVKGYTSLDHAKLFNFALNANYDILEHLHWKGTLTYAKSQDHKGGNLPFIRPLSYMTSVHYMHQNFGIRASLNGDLEHKDFSPEYGEDQTPAYTVFNASADYSMPFRQYKASVQIGAENIFNKYYSTYADWGNIPRMGRNMFVALKISF, from the coding sequence GTGAACGCACAACAAACAGACGTTCAGAAAGATACCGTAGAAAAAATTGAAGAGGTAAGGGTTAAGGGGTTTATCAAAAGGAAAATCCAAACCGACCTTAAAATGGCAGTATCTGTCGATGAATATTTAGCTTCCTCAGACAATATCAGTTTCATTAAAAGAGGAGCATACGCATGGGAGCCATTGCTGAACAACATGAGTTCGGAACGATCAACCATAACGATTGATGGTATGCATGTCTTTGGAGCTTGTACGGATAAAATGGATCCCATTACATCCTATGTTGAAAGCAATAATCTATCTAGCATCGATGTGACATCAGGTCAAGAAGGTTCCATGCATGGCGCAACGGTAGCCGGAAGTATCGACCTGAAAAGAAAAAGTACTTCCTTTTCAGAACAAAAGACTTGGTCTGGAGCCTATCAAACAGGCTTTGAATTTAATAACAAGCAATATTTCAACCTTGGTAACCTTTCATATTCAAGTAATCGTTTTGTCGCTGACGGAAGTATTGCTTTAAGAAAAGCTGGGAATTACTATGATGGTCATGATCATGAAGTAAACCATTCTCAATATAACAAACTGAATGCCTCATTAGGTTTAGCCTATAAAACGAATGAGCTTTCCTCGATTAAAATAGATGCAATTTTTGATCGAGCAAAAGATGTTGGTTATCCTGCGCTGCCTATGGATCTATGGCTATCTAGAGCTATTATTACTTCTGCAGCCTATAAACAAATGTTTGAAAAAGGGATAGTAAAAGTGTGGGATACGAAGCTGTATTTTAATGCCATAGAACACTATATGGACGATACAAAACGACCTGAAAATTTGGTTCACATGGATATGCCCGGATGGAGCAATACCTATGGATTGGTTTCCAAGGTAAATCTTAAAAACAATCGTTTCAGTTCGGAAATTCAATTAAATGCCTATGAAAACCTTTCTATTGCCGAAATGACCATGTACCCTCAAGATAGGTCAAAAAAAACAATGTTTGCGTATAGTTGGCCTTGGGTTACCACCCGATTTGCAGGCGTTTCTATCAACAACTCTTGGGAATTTAATGACTTTTCACACTTGAATTTTGGAGGTACCTTGAGCTGGAATTATAATAAAGTAAAATACCCTGAATTCAATTGGATCTTTCACCCAGGGACACCTCAAGAGAAAAACAGGGTGTTGCCAGGATTGCATGCAAGCTATCAACTTTCTTTGAATCAATTCGAGTTTTCCGTTGGCACAGGCTATGGACATAGGGCTCCCTCAGTTTCTGAAGGATATGGATATTATATCTATAACAGTTTCGATAGATATGATTATATCGGAAACCCAGACCTCAAAAATGAAATATCATATGAAGCGAATGCTAGTGCAGGATATAAAACTGAAAAGTTGACAATTGAAGCTAAGGTCAATTATTTCTACATAAAGGATTATATCGTTGGAAAAATCTTGAGCTTGGGAAGTCCCATGAATTATCAGTCAGTAGGAGTGAAGGGATATACATCTTTGGATCATGCTAAGCTTTTTAACTTCGCCTTGAATGCCAATTACGATATCTTGGAGCATCTGCATTGGAAAGGAACTTTGACCTATGCAAAATCTCAAGATCATAAAGGTGGGAATTTACCCTTTATCAGGCCTTTGAGTTATATGACATCCGTGCATTATATGCATCAAAACTTTGGAATACGGGCTTCTTTGAATGGAGATCTGGAGCATAAGGATTTCAGCCCTGAATATGGCGAAGATCAAACTCCAGCATATACCGTATTTAATGCCTCTGCCGATTATTCCATGCCATTTCGACAATATAAGGCATCCGTACAGATTGGTGCAGAAAATATATTTAATAAATACTACAGTACTTATGCAGACTGGGGAAATATCCCAAGAATGGGAAGGAACATGTTTGTGGCTTTGAAAATAAGTTTTTGA
- a CDS encoding MbnP family protein yields the protein MKLLSKYLTLILAVSILTSCSKEDSEQVANEVTLHFNNTFKGKTIVLGDATSTAATKNTSAANQIHHFSELKYVISNIRLIKDDGTELPYNINNLDNGATVIDHSKVQTLDYKLTNIPVGEYKEIKFGLGVKTDLNKLDETRFPAFYSQAGANDTKMHWEWGTGYRFAKIEGFYGTDNKTLSIHTGSTVAGKKDDESTYKQGVDAYRDITLKLPQTASVSKKSPKITIDADFDKLLSGKTNTITLGAGNATPSLHTAMEMVKFVDNLGGNGTSDVSGIFSISKVEN from the coding sequence ATGAAATTATTATCAAAGTATTTAACTCTAATATTAGCCGTATCAATATTAACTTCTTGTAGTAAAGAGGACAGTGAACAAGTTGCCAATGAAGTAACTCTGCATTTCAACAATACTTTCAAAGGAAAAACCATTGTATTGGGTGATGCTACTTCAACTGCAGCAACAAAAAATACATCAGCGGCTAATCAAATTCATCATTTTTCAGAATTAAAGTACGTAATCAGTAATATCAGATTGATCAAAGACGATGGAACAGAATTGCCTTACAATATCAACAACCTAGACAATGGTGCAACGGTAATTGATCATTCAAAAGTACAGACCTTGGATTACAAATTAACAAATATCCCGGTAGGAGAATACAAGGAAATAAAATTCGGTTTAGGTGTTAAAACTGATTTAAATAAATTGGATGAAACCAGATTTCCAGCCTTTTATAGTCAAGCTGGAGCAAACGATACTAAAATGCATTGGGAATGGGGTACAGGCTACCGATTTGCCAAAATCGAAGGTTTCTATGGTACAGACAATAAAACCCTTTCCATCCATACCGGTAGCACTGTGGCGGGGAAAAAGGATGATGAATCTACCTATAAACAAGGAGTGGATGCCTACAGAGATATTACCTTAAAATTACCTCAAACAGCATCGGTCAGCAAGAAATCTCCGAAAATTACTATTGATGCTGATTTTGATAAATTATTGAGTGGAAAAACAAATACCATAACCTTAGGTGCCGGAAATGCTACACCAAGTTTACATACAGCGATGGAAATGGTAAAATTTGTAGACAATCTCGGTGGGAACGGAACTAGCGATGTTTCCGGAATATTCTCCATCAGTAAAGTAGAAAATTAA
- a CDS encoding cytochrome-c peroxidase — MKKILFVLSVFILLIACKSEEVDLPVPIDNPEVPLNLPMGFPKVNSSVLENRPTKYGVQLGEKLFNEKRLSGNNTISCASCHNQSNAFADNNPKAVGIYNRVGLRNTPPIQNLAFMEFYNWDGNILELENQPLVPIITHEEMNSSILEVIGKLKEDKHYADLFFKAFGDSEVTAERIYKSIAQYAYMLVSANSKYDRVKRKQGEKFTDSEARGYAVFQLKCANCHSGELFTDQSFRNIGFPLNPSSEEAGRARVTGKLEDYMAFRVPSLRNAEFTAPYGSFGQFPTLRAVLDYLDAGVENASNLDPVLKNKGNRIEMTESEKLDIISFINTLSDKDFVAKENKPSIE; from the coding sequence ATGAAAAAAATATTATTTGTTTTAAGCGTTTTCATTCTTCTTATTGCTTGTAAAAGCGAAGAGGTTGACCTTCCAGTGCCCATTGATAATCCAGAAGTTCCGTTGAACTTACCTATGGGATTTCCTAAGGTCAATAGTTCGGTTTTGGAAAATAGGCCAACTAAATATGGAGTTCAGTTGGGGGAAAAGTTGTTTAATGAAAAAAGGTTAAGCGGAAACAACACGATTTCATGTGCGAGTTGTCACAATCAATCAAATGCTTTTGCAGATAATAATCCAAAAGCTGTTGGCATCTATAATCGAGTTGGACTGCGCAATACTCCTCCTATCCAAAACCTAGCTTTTATGGAATTCTATAATTGGGATGGAAATATCCTTGAACTAGAAAATCAACCCTTGGTTCCTATCATTACTCATGAAGAAATGAATTCCTCAATCCTAGAAGTAATTGGCAAATTAAAAGAGGATAAACATTATGCAGACTTATTCTTCAAGGCGTTTGGGGATTCGGAAGTTACTGCTGAAAGAATCTATAAAAGTATAGCTCAATATGCTTATATGTTGGTTTCAGCTAACAGTAAATATGATAGGGTGAAAAGAAAACAAGGGGAGAAGTTTACAGATTCAGAAGCAAGAGGCTATGCTGTATTCCAGCTCAAATGTGCCAATTGCCATAGCGGTGAATTATTTACAGACCAAAGCTTTAGGAATATCGGATTCCCATTAAACCCTAGTTCTGAAGAAGCTGGGCGAGCGAGGGTTACTGGTAAATTAGAAGATTATATGGCATTCAGGGTGCCATCCTTAAGAAATGCCGAGTTTACTGCACCATATGGTAGCTTTGGACAATTCCCAACCTTAAGGGCAGTGTTGGATTATTTGGATGCTGGTGTTGAAAATGCAAGCAACCTAGATCCTGTATTGAAAAATAAAGGAAATAGAATAGAAATGACTGAAAGCGAAAAATTAGATATTATATCTTTTATCAATACTTTAAGTGATAAGGATTTTGTTGCTAAGGAGAATAAACCAAGTATAGAGTAA
- a CDS encoding DUF5689 domain-containing protein gives MKSIIKQIIGFAVLLGITASCADTNYPGGEVNPTIGIYDVRNLYKGSPVSLNVESLGGSNNISATVISDHSAGNIPEGLLIVQDAQRLDLLRGIAIPLGSQAKDFVPGDSLVINIDGAELDRVDDVLQIKNITVDKIQKSSIWENSLCYDDQYSKNCCKTI, from the coding sequence ATGAAAAGTATTATAAAACAAATAATTGGATTTGCGGTTTTGTTGGGCATTACGGCAAGCTGTGCTGACACAAACTACCCTGGGGGAGAAGTAAATCCTACGATTGGAATCTATGATGTACGCAATTTATATAAAGGTTCGCCAGTCAGTTTAAATGTGGAGTCATTGGGAGGATCCAACAATATTTCAGCAACTGTTATTTCTGATCATTCTGCAGGCAACATTCCTGAAGGATTATTAATTGTTCAAGACGCTCAACGGCTGGATCTTTTGCGAGGAATCGCTATACCATTGGGTTCCCAGGCAAAAGATTTTGTACCTGGGGATTCATTGGTTATCAATATTGATGGTGCAGAACTTGACCGAGTGGATGATGTACTTCAAATCAAAAACATCACCGTTGATAAAATTCAAAAAAGTAGCATCTGGGAAAACAGTCTTTGCTACGATGACCAATACAGCAAGAATTGCTGCAAAACCATATGA